The Ficedula albicollis isolate OC2 chromosome 5, FicAlb1.5, whole genome shotgun sequence genome includes the window TTGCCTTGCCAGTAGAGTTTCTcttccacttttttctttttccactggcagaaaagcagcatcttAAAAGTCTTCCTGAAAGTTTTATTACAGAGGGCATAACACATGGGGTTAACAGTGCTGTTCACATAGCATAGCCAATATCCAAGGTGCCACAGTGTCAGGGGAATGCAGTCAGAGCAAAATGTGGAGATCAAAACCATAATATTATAGGGGGTCCATGTGATGATAAAAGCCAAAAGAATGGCACTTAAAGTCTGTGCTGCCTTGCGTTCCTTTATAAGAACCATCCGTTTCCTTTTGGTGATTTGGCTATTAATATTTGGATCCATGCTTTTGATGGAAGGCTCCTttgacagagcagcagaacaaggagttatttttacttttcGGCAGCCATTGTTGGCTTCCTGGGTGCCATCAGCCTTAACTACCAAACGAAATTTATAGGCCacacattttttacttttttgtacATGTTCTTTGGTAGGTGACAAAAAGTATTTCTGGTTCTCAAAATCACTTTCTTCAGGTTGGTCTTTGACAACAACATCTGTAGTCTCATTATACTCTTCTGCCTTACTTTTAGATGGGCTTTTGTAGGTTACTTGGAAAACTGAGTCAGTGGCAAGTTTATCCTCGTCTTCTGATGAAGCATAGCTGCTGCAGGTGGTTAACTGGTCAGCCTTAGCCCAGTCCATACAAGTACTCGCTGCCTGGGACGCCTTCACTGTGGCTGACGTACTTCGACTAGATGAAGACCAAGAAGCCTGACACCTCTCCCTTTTGACTAAGTTTTGTTGCTTGCAACTGAAGCAAGACTTCAGGAGAGTTTTCTGAGGCTTTATTGTCTCAAACTCTGCCACAG containing:
- the CHRM5 gene encoding muscarinic acetylcholine receptor M5, translated to MEVNLFSNSTVVNSSSINHKQLEGHSLWEVISIATVTAIVSLITIVGNILVMISFKVNSQLKTVNNYYLLSLACADLIIGIFSMNLYTSYILIGHWTLGSLACDLWLALDYVASNASVMNLLVISFDRYFSITRPLTYRAKRTPKRAGIMIGMAWLISFMLWAPVILCWQYFVGERTVPPEECQIQFLNEPIVTFGTAIAAFYIPVSVMTILYCRIYKETEKRTKDLAELQGSESVAEFETIKPQKTLLKSCFSCKQQNLVKRERCQASWSSSSRSTSATVKASQAASTCMDWAKADQLTTCSSYASSEDEDKLATDSVFQVTYKSPSKSKAEEYNETTDVVVKDQPEESDFENQKYFLSPTKEHVQKSKKCVAYKFRLVVKADGTQEANNGCRKVKITPCSAALSKEPSIKSMDPNINSQITKRKRMVLIKERKAAQTLSAILLAFIITWTPYNIMVLISTFCSDCIPLTLWHLGYWLCYVNSTVNPMCYALCNKTFRKTFKMLLFCQWKKKKVEEKLYWQGNTRLP